In Procambarus clarkii isolate CNS0578487 chromosome 25, FALCON_Pclarkii_2.0, whole genome shotgun sequence, the following proteins share a genomic window:
- the LOC138368466 gene encoding trichohyalin-like, with product MAQLRARDEALGEEWPQTPASVGEHLSIGGSSRGSSGSRRSVKLEILKLQLEAQLRREEREQKAQLRREEREAQLRTEEREAEGQLKRDEREAQLRQEEREAQLRKKEREAQLRKEEREAQLHKEEREAQLHKEGREAQLKREEREAQLRREEREAQLCKEEREAQLRREQRKLEARLKQQEVEANKEVELKRAELGLAPPVLPKQEDRRVTERDLPVFVPNEAEGFFDHFERIATLKKWPRAELVQSRLTGEALEAYNMLDLRECTNYVAVKRAVLHSFKLTLECYRKKFRECTRSPGKSYAETARDMERKFLKWLESKGAKSTEDVKRLKVMEKFMFMLSPEIRVIVKEADIKDLRATADRADMLEEAL from the coding sequence atggcacagctcagggcacgagatgaagctttgggggaggaatggccacagacacctgccagtgtgggagaacatttgagcattggtggaagtaGCAGGGGATCCAGTGGCAGCAGGCGCAGCGTCAAGCTGGAAatattgaagctgcagctggaggcgcagctgcgcagggaagagcgTGAGCAaaaggcacagctgcgcagggaagagcgAGAGGCGCAGCTGCGcacggaagagcgagaagcagaaggacAGCTGAAACGGgatgagcgagaggcacagctacgccaagaagagcgagaggcgcaGCTGCGCAAAAAggaacgagaggcacagctgcgcaaagaagagcgagaggcacagctgcacaaagaagagcgagaggcacagctgcacaAAGAagggcgagaagcacagctgaaacgggaagagcgagaggcacagctgcgccgagaagagcgagaggcgcaGCTGTGCAAAGAGGAACGAGAGGCACAGCTAAGACGAGAGCAGCGCAAGctagaagctaggctgaaacagcaAGAGGTAGAAGCTAACaaagaggtggagctgaagcgagctgagctagggctagctccacCTGTTCTGCCaaagcaggaagaccgccgagtgacggagcgagatttgccggtctttgtaccaaacgaagctgaaggtttctttgaCCACTTCGAGAGGATCGCTACCctgaagaagtggccgagggcggagttggttcagagtaggctcaccggtgaagctcttgaagcctacaacatgctcgatCTCAGGGAGTGCACCAACTATgttgctgtaaagagagctgtgctccattctttcaagctaacGCTGGAATGTTATAGGAAaaagttcagggaatgtacccgttcaccaggaaaatcttatgcggagacggcgagggacatggagagaaagttcctgaaGTGGCTGGAATCCAAAGGAGCGAAGTCGACTGAGGATGTCAAGAGGCTTAAGgttatggagaagtttatgttcatgctctctcctgagatcagggttatagtaaaggaggcggacattaaggacctgagggccacggccgacagagctgacatgctggaagaagccttatGA